The Staphylococcus sp. KG4-3 genome has a window encoding:
- a CDS encoding MDR family MFS transporter, with the protein MKEVIRLSSNDTFHVEKRIPLFIVLLSGAFITILNQTLLGTALPPIMKDLQVTESTVQWLQSIFMLINGIMIPVTAFLIERYTSRQLFLTAMSIFAAGTLLCAVGSDFSMLLIGRVLQAAGAGIMMPLMQTILFLTFPKEKRGTAMGLFGLVIAFAPAIGPTLSGVLVEHLSWRSVFYVVFPIAVIIIIASIFLLKNVTETSHPKLDTPSVILSTLGFGGLLYSFSSVGEAGWSSVQFIAPLIVGIVSLVVFIRRQLKLKEPMLEFRVFSYNVYTLGTVLSMFVFGVLIATNIILPLYMQNMLQFSALESGLVLLPGAVVMGLMNPLTGYLFDKFGGTWLARIGLLVLVASSVPFTVLTAHTTFTYLAISNALRMISIAMVMMPMTTLAINQLPNHLIAHGTAMNNTFRQMAGAIGTALFITLMSVSANPSDGVEGIIHGVNVTFMVATGISVVALILSAKLSDDSKPARRTL; encoded by the coding sequence ATGAAAGAAGTGATACGATTGAGTTCAAATGATACTTTCCATGTTGAAAAAAGAATCCCCTTATTTATTGTGCTACTATCTGGGGCGTTTATTACGATCTTGAACCAAACGTTACTTGGTACAGCATTACCGCCAATTATGAAAGATCTCCAAGTAACTGAAAGCACTGTACAATGGTTACAGTCTATATTTATGCTTATAAATGGGATAATGATTCCAGTAACAGCATTTTTAATCGAAAGATATACATCGAGGCAATTATTCTTAACTGCCATGAGCATTTTTGCTGCAGGTACCTTACTCTGTGCAGTAGGCTCAGACTTTTCAATGTTACTTATCGGACGCGTCTTACAAGCAGCAGGTGCTGGTATTATGATGCCATTGATGCAAACAATTCTATTTTTAACTTTTCCTAAAGAAAAACGTGGTACTGCAATGGGACTTTTTGGTCTCGTAATTGCATTTGCGCCCGCTATAGGTCCTACCTTATCAGGTGTATTAGTAGAACATTTATCATGGAGAAGTGTTTTCTATGTTGTATTCCCTATCGCAGTTATTATTATTATTGCGTCAATTTTCCTATTGAAGAATGTAACCGAAACTTCTCATCCAAAATTAGATACACCATCAGTAATTCTATCTACATTAGGATTTGGTGGACTATTATATAGTTTCAGTTCTGTAGGTGAAGCAGGTTGGAGCAGCGTACAATTCATAGCACCATTAATCGTAGGTATAGTTTCATTGGTTGTATTTATTCGTCGTCAATTGAAGCTAAAAGAACCTATGCTTGAATTTAGAGTGTTTAGTTACAATGTCTATACATTAGGTACAGTATTAAGTATGTTTGTATTCGGTGTATTAATTGCTACAAACATTATATTGCCACTATATATGCAAAATATGTTACAGTTCTCTGCGCTAGAATCTGGTCTTGTCTTACTACCAGGTGCAGTAGTCATGGGCCTCATGAACCCACTTACAGGCTATTTATTCGATAAATTCGGTGGAACTTGGTTAGCACGTATCGGGTTGCTCGTATTAGTAGCGTCATCCGTACCATTTACTGTACTAACAGCGCATACTACCTTTACTTATCTAGCAATATCTAACGCCTTACGCATGATTTCTATCGCAATGGTTATGATGCCTATGACAACATTAGCCATTAATCAATTACCAAACCATCTCATTGCACATGGTACTGCAATGAACAATACTTTCAGACAAATGGCAGGTGCCATTGGTACAGCATTATTTATCACATTAATGTCTGTATCAGCTAATCCAAGTGATGGCGTCGAAGGTATCATCCATGGTGTAAATGTGACATTTATGGTTGCAACTGGTATTTCAGTAGTTGCGTTGATCTTATCAGCTAAACTTTCTGACGATAGTAAACCAGCTCGTAGAACATTATAA